TTTTCCTTCGCTATCTGCTCCATGCCTTCGCATATGGCCTTGACCACCATCCCGGGATCCGCGGCGGCGGCGATCCCTATCCTGCCCTGGCCGTTAGGCAGGCCGCAGATCAGGATCCTGGGGTTAAAAATAAAAGGGAAGATACTCTTGATGCACCTGGCGAACCCTTTGAGCTTTCCGGTAACGCCGAAATCCAGGCCGAAATTCATGACGAAGCAGCTGGTCGCCCCGACCGGGATATCCTTGTCATAAACCAGGATGTAAAAGAACGAGAATTGCGACATCTTTGATTCGTCGAGGGTCTTTAGGAAAAAATAGTTCTCTCCTGCCTCCGGCATAAGTTTATTCCAGTCCCCGACGGGGATCTCTTCGATCTTCCTTGCGATCTTAATATTAAATCCGGATCCCGCCGTCATGTCGTATAGCCCTACTTCTTCCCGGCTAAGATACTCTTGACCCGCGTGATGAATTTGTCTTTAGGCGTGGATTTGGATATGTAATCCAGCCCGCCTATCTTCCCGCCGCTTGCCGCGACCTCCTCTTCCCTGACGAGAGCCGTCAGGAAGACGACAGGGATATCTTTCGTCTTATCGTTCTGTGAAAGGGCCTCATGCACCCGCGTCCCGTCGACCGTCGGCATCATGATATCGAGCAGGACAAGGGCCGGGGCTTGCGATACGGCCATGTCGAAACCTTTCTTCGCGTCGCTGGAGGTCAGGACCTCGAACCCCTCCTTCGATAATATCTCCGAATAAAGTTTAAGCACCATCACATCATCGTCTATCATAAGGACCTTCGCCATCTTTTGCCTCCTCTTCTTAACAGATATTAAGCGGCAGGGTGAAATAAAAACGCGTGCCTTTGCCCTTGCCTTCGCTCTCAAACCACATCTTGCCTCCGTGCAGCTCCACGAATTTCTTGCTTAACGGCATGCCGAGCCCGGTACCCGCGTATTTACGCGAATATTCGCTGTCGACCTGCTCGAATTCCGAAAATATCTTATGGTTGTCCTTGGCTTCTATGCCTATGCCGGTATCCCAGACGCAGACCAGGATCTCTTTTTTGTCGGTTTTTTTGGCGTCAATGCCGATCTTGCCGCCGTCCGGGGTGAATTTCATCGCGTTTGAGAGCAGGTTGAAGATGACCTGCTTGACTTTCCTCTCGTCCGCTTTTATTACCCCTACCCCTTCACCGACGTCCGCGGAGAGGGTTATGCCGTGTTTAGCGGCCTTCTCCGATATAAAAACAAAGCTTTTCTTCAAAAGTTCCTTCAGGTCGAACTCTCCCGGCTCAAGCTCCATTTTTCCCGCTTCGACTTTCGAGAGGTCGAGTATATCGTTTATCAGCGAGAGCAGGTGCTTGCCGCTCTCCCAGATGTAATCAAGGTATTCTTTCTGCTTATCGGTCAACGGGCCGAAGCTCTCGTCTTTCATCAATTCTGAAAAACCTATTATCGCGTTAAGCGGCGTCCTTAATTCATGCGACATATTCGCCAAAAACGAACTCTTCGCCTTATTGGCGCTCTCCGCCGCCTCTTTCGCCTTGACTATCTCTTCCTCGGCCTCCTTAAGCCTGGTTATGTCGTTGCCGATGCATAGTATCTCCCTGACTCGGCCGTCTTCGTCGAGGATCGACTTATTGGTCCAGGCGATCCACACGCGCGTGCCGTTGCGCATCACGTTCTCATTCTCATTGCTTACATAGCTCGACGGGTGTAGCGCCATGTCGTCGATCATCGCCTTAAGGTCGCGGCCCGAGGAATCGGCCGGTGCCACTATCGTGCCGACGACGTTCTTTCCCAGTATCTCCTCCTGCCTGTACCCGAAAAAATTCTGGGCGAACCTGTTGAAATAAGTGACATCGCCCTTCATATCCATGCGCAGGATGATGCTGTTGGCGTTCTCCACGAGTTCGCGGTACTGGATATCGAGTTCGTCCCGGCTCATGAGGATAAGTAGTCCTTTATCTTTTTTACCAGCCCTTTCGTGTCGATCGGCTTCGGGATGAAATCGTCGAACCCCGCGGCCCTTATCCTCTCCTCGTCCTCTTTCATCACCGACGCGGAGAGCGCGAGGACCCTTATGCGGTCGAGGCGGCGGTCCTCCCTTATCTTTTTATGTACCTCGAACCCGTTCATCTTAGGCATATTGATATCGAGGAGGATGATATCCGGGATGGCATTCTTTAAGGTCTCGAGCGCGGCTGCGCCGTCACAGCAGCTTAACGTATTAAAACCGTTGATCTCGAGAAGATCAACGGTAAGTCTCATGTTCAGCGGTTCGTCTTCTACTATAAGCACCGTCTTCTTATCGTCGGTCATATTTCACGCTGATTGCCCTCGGCTATAGTATATATTCCTTACTTACCCAAAACAAGGTCAAATATCAAAAACTAAAATTACCCGATTTCACCGGTGTGGCCTGCTTCTCAGCTTCCGGTTTGGCCTGTTTCTCAGTTGCCTGATTGGCGCGGCGCACTGCTTCCTGGCGCGCTTTCTCCTGCTTTTCGGCCTCTAGTTTTGCCTTGAGCGCTTTCTCTTTGTTCTCTTTCTCTATGCGAGCCTGATCTTCTTTTTGCTTGCGTTCATTATCTTTGCGCTCTTTATCTATGCGAGCCTGATCTTCTTTGGCCTTGCGCTCCTGCTCTTTCTTCTGGGCCTCAAGTTGTTTCCGGGATTCCTTCTCGGCGGCTTCCTTTTCCTTGCGTGCCTTCGCCTCGCCTTCCAGGCGCGCTTTCTCCTGCTTTTCGGCCTCTAGTTTTGCCTTGAGCGCTTTCTCTTTGTTCTCTTTCTCTATGCGGGCTTTTTCTTCCTTTACCCTTGCCAGCCTTCCCTCTTCCTCCTTCTGGCTGAGGAGCTCTCTCTCCTTAGCTTCCTTTTCGCTTGTCTTTATATATTCCTGCATACCGGTGCTTTTGGTTATATCCACCGCTTTCCGCCATTCCCGCTGGGCCTCCGGCAATTTACCTTGCTTATAGAGGGCATCCCCTTTCTCGAAATGCTCCCTGGCTGCCGCTTCTTTCTCCATGTTCCGTTCTTTGAGTGCCTGCTCCTCCAGTTCTTTATCGACCTTTTTGATATTTTCGTTCGCCTTTTTTATCATCTCTTGGAGGTTGTAGGTATATCCCTTGCCGGCCGGCCGGGCCTCTTCCGCCGGCGAATGCTGGGCTAAAGATAAATTGCCGGCCAGAAACAGGACAGCCAGTACCGGCGCCGCAAAATTGATCTTTTCTTTATACATCGCTCTTCCTCCTTACCAGTTAGCGGGATAAATATTGGCGGTGCCCGCTTCCAATATCTTTTCCCATTCCTCTTTAGCTTCCCGTAATCTGCCGTCTTTATAATAAGCGCTGGCCAGCTTATCCTCCCTCTCCAGCGACTTTTCCAATTCTATGCGGCCTCTCACATAATCCTCAGCTTCCCGCTTCATCTTGTTACCCGTCTCGACGACCTTTGCATAATACTTCTTTGCCAGCTCCAATTCTCCCTCCTGCTGCGCCGTCTCAGCCAAGCTATAATAATGGCGTAATTCCCGGGCTATCTTGCTGTCCGGCCTGGATAATTCGCTGTCGACCAGTTCCTGGACCCAGCGTTTTATCTTTTCTTCTTCTCTCCTCTGCCGCAGCTGTTCTATCTCTTCCGGGGTCCTGTCAAAGAACTTGCCGGTCAGCCTTACAAACGGCCCCTGGGCGGTATAACCAAGATAGGTCAGGTCGTCATTAAAATCGGTAAAATTATAACCCACGCTTGCCTGGACATATTCCCCGATATTCCTGGCAACCTCGACCAGCGCGCCCTGCTTGGCATCCTTCGCCTGTGTTTGGGCGAGCCGCCTGTACTCGGCGCCCACCACCCAGTCCCTGTTTATATTATAATTTAACCTGTCCACTACCAGCCAGGTCTGTGTCCTTGTATATCCGAATCCGCTTACTTTCTCTTCCCCTATCCTTAAGGCGAGTTTCTGGACTATCTGCCAGTGATCGTTCAAGTCGTAGGCGGCCTCACCCGATAAGATATGGGCCTTGTAGCCCTCTATATCATGTATGTCGGTCTGCTGGGCAGGCGAGTCGTTCTGCAGGTAGTTATAACGGGCCAACAGGTTCAACCTGTCAAAATCAACCGGCCTGTAGGCAGTGCCTAAGGTAAATTCCTTGTAGGCAGCGAGCTTCGACGATAAGCTTGTGTTATCGCTGCTTGATATGTTGGCCTTCGCGAAAAGCGTAAGGTCGCGGGTCACTTTATTTTCGAACGCGGCATAGACGAGGTATTGCCTTTTATCCTCATTCGCATTGTCAAAACGCGCCTCCCCCTTAAGGGAGGCTTTGATCTTATCTTTATCGGAATAACTCAACCCGAGCGACGGGGCGTTACGGTTGTAACGGGTGCCGTCAAAATCCTGGACTATGCCCCTCTCGAATTTAGCCGTAACGGCTAACTTGTCGTTCACGTTCCCCGACACGCCGTAGATATTGGTATCGCTCACCTCGACCGCGGATTTCGCCTCCTGTTGTTCCATGCTTAATTCCAGCCCGTTATTGATCGTCTTCTTGGCGCCAAAGACATGGGAGTCCCTCTTGCCCTCAAAGGCGGAGCTGCTCGTCGAATAAGTATTGTAAACCTCGCTGGTTTCGTCCACTTTAGCCGAGGCGGTGGCCGAGGCGGTGTTCTCCCTGTCCCCTGTCTTATAAGCGGCTAATGTGTAGTCGCCGGAGATCTTGAACTTATCGGTTATGTTGCTGAAGGCGCCGACTGAGGTGGCGTTCCCTTTTGTGCCTACCGTCTCTTTGCCTCTTAAGGATACATACTCGTTTACTTTGGTCTCGACGCCGGCGGTAGTCTGGTTATTGGCAACGCCCGTTATGTTCCCCTGCTGTTCCGCGAAAACATTCGTCTTGTCGGTCAGTTTATAATCGGCCCTTGCGGCCAGTATGTCCCCGTTCTCGTTGGTCTCGGACTTGAATTTTTCTATTTTTTCGCCGGTATTCTGGTGGCGATACTCGCCGGTGAGCTTCAGTTTGTCCATCGTATGCGTGATCTGGGCGGTTGTCGTCTCCGTCTTCTTGGCGCCGACCTGGAGCTGCGTCTGGAGATTCCCGTCGGCCAACAGTTCCTGCGTATCGTGCCTGGCGGTTATCCTCGTCTTCGGCGTTATATCGTATGTCACGGCCGCGCCCATCATCTCCTTACCCTGCTGGGAGGCGGTAGAGATCGACGAGAAATCCTTATCTATCCTCTTGTAATAGCCGCTGACGCCCAACTTATCAAAGAGGCGCGATTCGCCCTTCACCCCGTAAGCCCTGCCTATGGCAAGCTCGTCGGTAATGAGCTGGGTAAATGTAAGGCCGCCGTCTGTCGATACGAACCTCCCCAACTCCTGTGACCTGCTCTGGGCGAACTCGCCGGTGACCTGGGTCTTGGCGCCTAAGTGTATGGTCGTGTCTACGCCGGCGAGGCCGTAGTTATTATCCTGCTGGTCCTCCTTTACGTATGTGCCGCCTAACCTGACGTAATCGGTTATAGACTGTTCGGCGCGCACGCCGATGACGCCCTCGTCATATTTGTCGAGGGTCTCAAATTCGTAATCGACGGTCACATAGACGGGGTTTCCGTTCAAGAGGGCGGATGATACTATCGAATTCGATTCGGCTATCCGGGAGACGGGTTCCCAGAACATGACGCGTCCGTTATCGTAGTCTATCTGGTAATCGAATCCCTCGCCCTGGGTCAGGGTCGCGAGGACAAGGCCCGTGACTTTATCCCTGACTTCTATCGCGACCTTCTCCGAACCCTCGGTGATGTTCTTGTTCTTCAGGTAAAATAGCGAACCGCCCGTCCCGACGAATTCATTATGGGCCGCTTGTTGCTTAGCGGTGGCTTTGAAAACGACCAACTTTGTATTCGGCTCGCCGAATTGGGTGGTCGAGACGTCTTCATAATTGACGTTCGCGCCGTAGAGGGTCCTCTTGAAAGTGGCGAATTCCGTATCCTTGAAATCAACGACGTAATCGCCCCATAACGCGCTGGACTTGTCCCATTCGACCAAAAGATAGAGCATCCCCTGGGTATTGGTGGCGTCGTAATTGACCTTGGAGGCGTCGCCGTAGACCGGATAATATTTATTCGGGTCCAGGTTCCTGAACAGCTCCTTCTTCTTCCTGTCGGTATCCAAGCTTGATGTGACAAGGAATTTACCGAGCACCTTCCCTTTTAAGTAATAGGAAAGTTTGCCTTCGGACCAGAGGCCCTTCCTGAATTTATCATCGTGCATGACCGGTTCGATGTTGCCTCCCTGGAAGGTATAGCCGGCCTTGCCGTCGCCCATCGCCACGAACATGAGGTAATTATCTTTATCCTTTACGTATTGCGTCTGGTCCTCTTTTTTGCCTTCCGTATCGACAGATTCCACCGTGACTTTGTGTTCGCCCTCAGGGACTATGACTTCCCGGACGAACTCCTTGCCTTCCCCGGCCGCCGGGACAGGCGTATCGTCAACCATTATATTTATGCTGGAGGTATCCGTGACCTCAGGCACATCGACGTCCTGCTTTGCCTCAAAGCCGCCCCGGGACTCGACCACGACTACCTTGTTGCTGAGCCTTATGTTCTGCTTATCCAGGTTATCGGCGAGACTCTCTTCCTTAAGCCATTCGGATCTCATCTTTTTCTTCTCCGTATCCGAACGCTCTAAGGCCTGCGCTTTATATTTTACGACCTTCAACTCCTCCGGCTTGGTCGTATCCGCGCGGCCGGTCTTATCCATCACTGAAAGTACAAATATGTAATTGCGGCCAGGGTCAAGCCAGTTGCCGTCCTTGTCCTTGCCGTCCCAATAGACAGGTTCGCCCAGGGTAAGGTACGTGCCGCTAAAGCCCTTGACCAACGCCTTCGTCTCCCTGTCCAATATCTCAAGTTTCCAATTCTTGATAAAAAGGGAATAATTGGTGAATATCCTGAATTCGTACGCGTTGGGAAGGGATTGGACTTCGGAACCGTAACCCGCGTAACTTATAACACCGGCCGGAAAGAGCGCCGCGTTAAGAAGGGGCTTTACCTTCTCTTCCTTCTGGAGTATCTTTACCGGAGAACTCTCTTTCTTTGGCTCCTTGCTCCCTTTGTCCTTTGAGTTGACCCCGAAATTCACCTTCGACAAGAGTCCGGGCGTGGTGTCTACCACTACCACCTTATCAGTGGTCAAATAGGCGCCGTCGGGCAGCGTCCTCTCGTTGACCCTTAAAAGGTGTCTTCCCGGGATAATTGCCTGGAAATGGTATTTACCCTCCTTGTCCGTCGTGACGACCGCGCCGTCCTCCATGACTATCTGGACGCCGCCGATACCGGCCTCGGTTTCGATCTCCTTATCCGCCTTCTTCCCCGTACTCTTGGGGGCCTCCTGGTAACCGGTATCATTCCTGTCCCAGAATACCTTCCCGATAATGGTACCCAGGTCGAACAACGGGTCGAGGGTGATCTTTACCGTCTGGCGGTCCTTGTTGGATATAATAACGCCGGTTACATATTGCGCCCAGGCAGTGTTCTCGTAACTGCCCTGGGTGACGCCCGAACCTACGACCAACTGGTACTTAAGGGTCCGCGTCTGTCCCGCGGCGACCGTACCGATATTAAATACGATCGGGCGTGTGCCGCTCGGGTCCAGGGTAACGCCGTCAAGGATCGCCTTGCTGTTTATATACTTAAATCCTCCGGGGATCTGGTCCGCCAGGTATACCCCGCTCACGGCTGTCGAGCTGACGTTCTTGATGGTTACCGTATAGGTGACGATATCTCCTATCACGGCTTCCTTCTTATTGGCGGTCTTCTTGATCCTGAGCAGCATATTATTCGAGTCCATAGGGAAGTCCATCTGTATGATGACGCCTGCCACATTAAAGGCCTGGCCGCGCGAACCGTTTACGATGACGCGGCCTGCCGGCAGGTTGGTCACGGTCGAAGGAAAGTTGTATCCGGGGGCCGACACGGTTATAGTATAACCGTTCGCATTCGCGCATAAGTAGCTGTATGCCCCGTCCGCCGCGGTTGTCTGCGGGTTGGCGTCTCCGGCGGCTATCTGGCATCCCCCGGCGGCGGGGGGAGCGCCCGGGACCAAAATAACGCCTGCCGCATCATAGATGGTGACCTGCGCGCCGCTGATGGGATTATTGGTAACCGAATCGAAGACCACGCCGAAGGGATCCGTGAAAGTTACAGTCGTTATGTTGCTGGCCACGTTATTGACGACAACGCTCAGGTAATTTATTCCCTTCACCAGGGGAGTCGTGTAATCCGCGGCGGTAATGGTCCAATTTCCTCCCGCGTCTACCACCGTAGCCGCGATATTCGTCAACGGCAAATTGACATTGTTAAAATCACTTGCCCATAACGCCACTGCCTGGCCGGCTAAACCCTGGCCTGATATCGTCGGCGTGCTGCCGCTTACGCGGCTGCCGTCGGCAGGTGATGTGATAGTCGGGGTAAGGTTGGGCCCGGGCGCCGCGCTGACGTTAACAGCCACTACCACGCCTCCCGCGAGGCCGACATACGGCCTGATATTATTATTGAGCATCACATCCAGCAGGGCCGTGTAATCGGTCTGTTTTACCCTGTAATTTCCGTTAGCGTCAACGGTGGCCGTCGCTACAGCCTGGAAGGCGAGGCCGCCTACCGTGCCTTTTATGGTCACGACATCGCCGGGCGTCCCTACCCCCATGATCGTGGGCTGCTGGTTTACATTGCTGCCGGCGGCCGGGACGGTGAGCGTGGTGGCCGTAAAAGCCCAGTTGACGTTGTTGCCCGAGTCTGTCCCATGGACAACATATATATTGGCCGGCGTCCCCCCGATGCAGGTCTGGTCTTTCACATCCACATCGGTCATATTGAAAGCCCCAGCCCCCTGCCAGTTGCGTTGGGTCCCGTCGGGAGTAGACCTTATCAGGATGAGGTCGCTCGTAGGCGCGTTAAACGTCATGGTCCCGGCATTGGCGACATTGCCGCCTAACGTCAGGTTGGCGTTATCGACCGTGTCGGTCAAAGTCGTGTTCGCGTCAAGAGTAAGTTTTACGCAGGTCAGGGCGTCCTGGAGGCTGACGTTGGTCCCGGCGGTCGAGAGTTGCATATTGCCCAGGTTCTTGCCGCCTGAAGTAAGGTTCTGGGCGCCGGCGCCGTTAAAAATAAGGCACGGGTCGGCGGTAGATTTATCCCACAACGACACCGCGGCCGCGACGGAAAAGTCGCCTTTTACCGTAAGGTCCCATTGGCCGAGGGCGCCGGTTTGATAAAACTCACCGTTGGTCACGGTAAAATCATTATTTACGACCCAATCGGTCTCCATGAAACATTTGCCGAACGCCCCGCTTGTGCCTGTCTTCTCGAAATTGTAGAACGGGTTGGTATCTTTTGTCTTCCAGCCGGCGCTATCGCCGTCGGTCA
This region of Candidatus Omnitrophota bacterium genomic DNA includes:
- a CDS encoding response regulator gives rise to the protein MTDDKKTVLIVEDEPLNMRLTVDLLEINGFNTLSCCDGAAALETLKNAIPDIILLDINMPKMNGFEVHKKIREDRRLDRIRVLALSASVMKEDEERIRAAGFDDFIPKPIDTKGLVKKIKDYLSS
- a CDS encoding response regulator; translated protein: MAKVLMIDDDVMVLKLYSEILSKEGFEVLTSSDAKKGFDMAVSQAPALVLLDIMMPTVDGTRVHEALSQNDKTKDIPVVFLTALVREEEVAASGGKIGGLDYISKSTPKDKFITRVKSILAGKK
- a CDS encoding PAS domain-containing sensor histidine kinase, which produces MSRDELDIQYRELVENANSIILRMDMKGDVTYFNRFAQNFFGYRQEEILGKNVVGTIVAPADSSGRDLKAMIDDMALHPSSYVSNENENVMRNGTRVWIAWTNKSILDEDGRVREILCIGNDITRLKEAEEEIVKAKEAAESANKAKSSFLANMSHELRTPLNAIIGFSELMKDESFGPLTDKQKEYLDYIWESGKHLLSLINDILDLSKVEAGKMELEPGEFDLKELLKKSFVFISEKAAKHGITLSADVGEGVGVIKADERKVKQVIFNLLSNAMKFTPDGGKIGIDAKKTDKKEILVCVWDTGIGIEAKDNHKIFSEFEQVDSEYSRKYAGTGLGMPLSKKFVELHGGKMWFESEGKGKGTRFYFTLPLNIC